A portion of the Streptococcus sp. Marseille-Q6470 genome contains these proteins:
- a CDS encoding DUF3278 domain-containing protein has product MKKETFTEKLIKRTYGISGPLDEHKQREADRIGNKIFMVLFYLMIFGNLIPFVLAYKYPQIVAFGYPIIIFLISMVCAIYVSTQTKKTGITAIDPDMLSQKEQKQLRYPGLKAGLIYGVFMFFGMPLLNVLIDDSKDYFASLFNLGHFTSILFAAFFFGLMMQLVVWLRIRKAKKDQDDY; this is encoded by the coding sequence ATGAAAAAAGAAACCTTCACTGAAAAACTGATCAAACGCACATATGGTATTTCTGGACCACTTGATGAACACAAGCAACGTGAGGCTGACCGCATCGGAAATAAAATCTTTATGGTTCTCTTTTATCTCATGATTTTTGGCAATCTCATTCCCTTTGTCCTTGCTTATAAATATCCACAAATCGTCGCATTTGGATATCCAATCATCATCTTTCTGATTTCTATGGTTTGTGCTATCTATGTCAGCACTCAAACTAAAAAAACAGGTATTACTGCTATCGACCCTGATATGTTGAGCCAGAAAGAACAAAAACAATTGCGCTACCCTGGTCTTAAAGCTGGACTTATCTATGGAGTCTTTATGTTCTTTGGCATGCCACTTCTCAATGTCTTAATAGATGATAGCAAGGACTATTTCGCCTCTCTTTTCAATCTAGGTCATTTCACATCAATTCTTTTCGCAGCCTTCTTTTTCGGATTAATGATGCAACTTGTCGTCTGGCTTCGCATTCGAAAAGCCAAAAAAGATCAAGACGACTATTAG
- a CDS encoding TDT family transporter codes for MKKLPLAFSGCLLGLAGAGNLILDVFPLLSQVFSLSGLILWFYFLYSHLRDWQESKQELKKAPVLSATAPFPMAGMILSTYLLRILPLNMSILAQILWWFAFLLDVGLIIYFTKNYVQTKPRTSATPSWTVLYVGIAVASLTYPVVGIVGIAYGAWIFGFILTLILYPLIYQDLKRNPLPLALLGQEGIYCAPFSLLLAALIRVGGPNLPNWSLVIMILASQTFFFFVLSRLPRILKQGFQPAFSALTFPTIITATSLKMAQGILQFPVLNNLVWAEIIICLTILIYVLVEYIRYLRN; via the coding sequence ATGAAAAAACTCCCCTTAGCTTTTTCAGGTTGCTTATTGGGATTGGCTGGTGCAGGAAATCTCATCTTGGATGTTTTTCCACTCTTATCGCAGGTCTTTAGTTTGTCAGGCTTGATTTTATGGTTTTATTTTTTATACAGTCATCTTCGTGATTGGCAAGAAAGTAAGCAAGAGTTGAAGAAAGCTCCTGTTTTATCGGCAACGGCGCCCTTTCCTATGGCAGGAATGATCTTATCGACTTATTTGTTACGAATCTTACCCTTGAACATGAGCATTCTTGCACAGATTCTCTGGTGGTTTGCTTTTCTTCTAGATGTAGGTTTAATCATCTACTTCACTAAAAATTATGTGCAGACCAAACCAAGAACGAGTGCAACGCCAAGTTGGACGGTTCTTTATGTGGGAATAGCAGTAGCAAGTTTGACCTACCCAGTGGTGGGCATTGTCGGGATTGCCTATGGAGCTTGGATATTTGGTTTTATCTTAACCCTTATCCTTTACCCTTTGATTTACCAAGATTTGAAGAGAAATCCATTGCCGCTGGCTTTACTGGGACAAGAAGGCATCTATTGTGCTCCTTTTTCCCTACTTTTAGCTGCGCTAATCCGAGTTGGAGGTCCTAATCTACCTAACTGGAGTTTAGTAATCATGATCCTTGCATCACAGACCTTCTTTTTCTTTGTTCTTAGTCGCTTGCCAAGGATTTTAAAACAGGGATTTCAACCAGCCTTTTCAGCCCTAACCTTCCCAACTATCATAACGGCAACTTCATTGAAAATGGCTCAAGGCATTCTGCAGTTTCCGGTCCTCAACAACCTTGTTTGGGCAGAAATTATCATTTGTTTAACAATCCTCATCTACGTATTAGTAGAGTATATACGATATTTAAGGAACTAA
- a CDS encoding endonuclease MutS2 — MNTKILETLEFNKVKALFEPHLLTEQGLEQLKELVPSDRGDKIQQAFTEMKEMQELFVEHPHFSISSTKDIAATCKRLEMGADLNIEEFLLLKRVIFASRELKNFYDNLENVSLDHLANWFEKLHDFPHLQGNLQAINEAGFIENFASEDLARIRRKIHDSESQVRDVLQDLLKQKAQMLTEGIIASRNGRQVLPVKNTYRNKIAGVVHDISASGNTVYIEPREVVKLSEEIASLRADERYEMLRILQELSERVRPHAAEIANDAWIIGHLDLIRAKVRFIQETGAVVPQVSEEQEIQLLHVRHPLVQNAVANDVHFGKDLTAIVITGPNTGGKTIMLKTLGLTQLMAQSGLPILADKGSRVGIFEEVFADIGDEQSIEQSLSTFSSHMTNIVDILGKVNQNSLLLLDELGAGTDPQEGAALAMSILEDLRLRQVKTMATTHYPELKAYGIETAYVQNASMEFDTASLRPTYRFMQGVPGRSNAFEIAKRLGLSDVIVGDASKQINQDNDVNRIIEQLEEQTLESRKRLENIRQVEQENLKMNRALKKLYNELNREKETELNKAREQASEIVDLALAESDDILKNLHSKSQLKPHEIIEAKAKLKKLAPEKVDLSKNKVLQKAKKKRAPKIGDDIIVLSYGQRGTLTNQLKDGRWEAQVGLIKMTLEDKEFDLVQDQQEAPVKKKQVNVVKRAAGKAPQARLDLRGKRYEEAMEALDAFIDQALLNNMAQVDIIHGIGTGVIREGVTKYLQRNKQVKSFGYAPQNAGGSGATIVTFKG; from the coding sequence ATGAATACAAAAATACTAGAAACGTTAGAATTTAATAAGGTCAAAGCTTTATTTGAGCCCCATCTTTTGACGGAACAAGGATTAGAGCAGTTAAAAGAACTTGTTCCAAGTGATAGAGGAGACAAGATTCAGCAAGCTTTTACTGAGATGAAGGAGATGCAAGAACTTTTTGTCGAGCATCCGCATTTCAGTATCTCAAGCACCAAAGACATTGCTGCAACCTGCAAGCGTTTGGAGATGGGAGCAGACCTCAACATCGAGGAATTTCTCCTTCTCAAACGTGTCATTTTTGCCAGTCGTGAACTGAAAAACTTCTATGACAATCTTGAAAATGTGAGTTTGGACCACCTGGCCAATTGGTTTGAGAAACTTCATGATTTCCCACATTTGCAGGGCAATCTCCAAGCTATTAATGAAGCTGGATTCATAGAGAATTTTGCTAGTGAAGATTTGGCACGAATCCGCCGTAAAATCCACGACAGTGAGAGCCAAGTCCGTGATGTTTTGCAGGATCTTCTCAAACAAAAGGCGCAGATGTTGACAGAAGGCATTATCGCTAGTCGAAATGGTCGCCAAGTTCTGCCAGTCAAAAATACCTATCGAAACAAGATTGCTGGTGTTGTTCATGATATCTCTGCCAGTGGTAATACAGTCTATATCGAACCGCGTGAAGTGGTCAAGCTAAGTGAGGAGATTGCTAGTCTTCGTGCAGATGAACGCTATGAGATGTTGCGTATCCTTCAAGAACTTTCTGAGCGTGTACGGCCACACGCAGCTGAAATTGCAAATGATGCCTGGATTATTGGACATTTAGACTTGATTCGAGCAAAGGTCCGTTTTATCCAAGAGACAGGAGCCGTGGTGCCTCAAGTCTCTGAAGAGCAGGAAATCCAACTCCTCCATGTTCGTCATCCCTTGGTGCAAAATGCTGTTGCTAATGATGTACACTTTGGTAAAGATCTAACAGCCATCGTCATCACTGGTCCCAATACGGGTGGTAAGACCATTATGCTCAAAACCTTAGGTTTGACGCAATTGATGGCCCAGTCAGGTTTGCCGATTTTGGCGGATAAGGGAAGTCGTGTGGGAATTTTTGAGGAGGTCTTTGCGGATATCGGAGACGAACAATCCATCGAACAAAGTCTTTCAACCTTCTCTAGTCACATGACTAATATCGTTGATATTCTTGGTAAGGTCAATCAAAACTCGCTCTTGTTACTAGATGAGCTTGGAGCAGGAACAGATCCCCAAGAAGGTGCAGCCCTTGCTATGTCTATCCTAGAAGACTTGCGCTTGCGTCAGGTCAAGACTATGGCAACCACTCATTATCCTGAACTCAAGGCTTATGGGATTGAAACGGCCTATGTTCAAAATGCCAGCATGGAGTTTGATACAGCTAGCTTGCGCCCGACCTATCGCTTTATGCAAGGCGTACCTGGTCGAAGCAACGCCTTTGAGATTGCTAAACGTCTCGGCTTGTCAGATGTCATTGTAGGCGATGCCAGCAAGCAGATTAATCAAGACAATGATGTCAATCGCATTATTGAACAATTGGAAGAGCAGACGCTTGAAAGCCGTAAACGTCTTGAGAATATTCGCCAAGTCGAGCAAGAAAACCTCAAGATGAACCGTGCGCTTAAAAAACTCTACAACGAGCTCAATCGTGAGAAGGAAACAGAACTCAATAAGGCGCGTGAGCAAGCTTCGGAGATTGTTGACTTAGCTCTGGCAGAAAGTGATGATATTCTTAAAAATCTTCATAGTAAATCTCAACTGAAACCACATGAAATTATCGAAGCCAAGGCCAAACTCAAGAAGTTAGCACCTGAAAAAGTAGATCTTTCTAAAAATAAAGTCCTCCAAAAGGCTAAGAAAAAACGAGCTCCAAAAATTGGAGATGATATCATCGTTTTAAGCTATGGTCAACGAGGGACCTTGACCAATCAGCTCAAGGATGGTCGTTGGGAAGCTCAAGTCGGCTTGATCAAGATGACGCTTGAAGATAAGGAATTCGACTTGGTTCAGGATCAGCAAGAAGCACCAGTCAAGAAAAAACAAGTTAATGTGGTCAAGCGTGCTGCTGGTAAAGCACCACAGGCTCGACTAGACCTTCGTGGCAAACGTTACGAGGAAGCTATGGAAGCCTTGGATGCCTTTATCGACCAAGCCCTACTCAATAACATGGCTCAAGTAGACATCATACATGGTATTGGTACAGGAGTCATCCGTGAAGGAGTAACCAAATATCTCCAAAGAAACAAGCAAGTCAAGAGCTTTGGCTATGCGCCACAAAATGCAGGTGGTTCTGGAGCAACTATCGTTACCTTTAAAGGCTAA
- a CDS encoding CvpA family protein: MISILLLLILAWSFYIGYRRGILLQAYYLVATIVSAYFASNYYLSLGQKFNLLIPYANPQEGQGTYFFSSNQLFQLDKVFYAGIGFLLAFTVFYCIGRLLGLFLNLVPSKILDEKYYRIGAGVLSVGVTLFVLQMMLTILATVPLQIVQNSLENSFVARHIIQSIPFTTNFIKQLWVTKIIG; this comes from the coding sequence ATGATTTCCATCCTACTCTTATTAATCCTTGCTTGGAGCTTTTATATCGGCTACCGCAGAGGAATTCTTTTACAAGCTTATTATCTTGTGGCTACGATTGTCTCAGCTTATTTTGCAAGCAACTATTACCTATCTTTAGGGCAAAAGTTCAACTTGTTAATCCCTTATGCCAACCCACAGGAAGGACAGGGAACTTACTTTTTCTCATCCAATCAGCTTTTCCAACTGGATAAAGTCTTTTATGCAGGAATTGGTTTTCTCTTAGCCTTTACAGTCTTTTATTGTATCGGTCGCTTGCTTGGTCTTTTTCTAAACCTAGTACCAAGTAAGATACTTGATGAGAAATACTACCGTATCGGTGCGGGTGTGCTATCAGTCGGTGTGACCTTGTTTGTCCTCCAAATGATGCTAACGATTCTCGCGACTGTGCCATTACAAATTGTTCAAAATTCACTTGAAAATAGCTTTGTAGCTAGACATATCATCCAAAGCATTCCATTCACAACTAATTTTATTAAACAGCTTTGGGTTACAAAAATAATCGGATAA
- the rnhC gene encoding ribonuclease HIII, producing MASITLTPSENDIQAFVLKHEQALAPSKNPYIRYFLKLPQASVSVYTSGKVLLQGEAAESYASFFGYQVTQVTSGQNFPLIGTDEVGNGSYFGGLAVVASFVTPDQHDFLRKLGVGDSKTLTDQKIRQLAPLLKEKIQHQALLLSPSKYNEVIGERYNAVSVKVALHNQAIFLLLQKGVEPEKIVIDAFTSAQNYDKYLKNEANHFSNPVTLEEKAEGKYLAVAVSSIIARDLFLENLENLGKELGYQLPSGAGTASDKVASQILQAYGMKGLNFCAKLHFKNTEKAKKFL from the coding sequence ATGGCAAGTATCACATTAACACCGAGTGAAAATGACATTCAAGCTTTTGTTCTAAAGCATGAACAAGCCCTCGCTCCAAGTAAAAATCCATATATTCGCTACTTTTTAAAGCTTCCTCAAGCCAGTGTTTCTGTCTATACATCTGGGAAAGTCCTTTTGCAGGGAGAAGCCGCTGAAAGCTATGCCAGCTTTTTTGGTTATCAAGTAACGCAAGTTACTAGCGGGCAAAATTTCCCCTTAATCGGAACAGATGAAGTCGGAAATGGTTCTTACTTCGGTGGTCTGGCTGTTGTGGCGTCATTTGTGACTCCTGACCAGCATGACTTTTTAAGAAAACTCGGAGTTGGGGATTCCAAAACACTGACTGACCAAAAGATTCGTCAGCTTGCTCCACTTCTGAAGGAAAAAATCCAACATCAAGCACTCCTACTTTCTCCGAGTAAGTATAACGAAGTCATTGGTGAGCGCTACAATGCCGTTTCCGTCAAAGTAGCTCTGCATAATCAGGCCATTTTTCTCCTGCTTCAAAAGGGAGTTGAGCCTGAAAAAATTGTCATTGATGCCTTTACGAGTGCTCAAAACTATGATAAGTACTTAAAAAATGAAGCCAATCATTTCTCAAATCCAGTTACACTTGAGGAAAAAGCTGAGGGCAAGTACCTAGCCGTCGCAGTTAGCTCTATCATTGCGCGTGATCTCTTCCTAGAAAATCTTGAAAATCTAGGCAAAGAGCTGGGCTATCAACTTCCAAGTGGTGCTGGAACTGCTTCTGACAAGGTGGCTAGCCAAATCCTTCAAGCATATGGCATGAAGGGGCTCAACTTCTGCGCCAAACTGCATTTTAAAAACACTGAAAAAGCCAAAAAATTTCTATAG
- the lepB gene encoding signal peptidase I codes for MKYLKSFIREWGVFFLIIALIGLSRLFLWSNVRVEGHSMDPTLADGEILFVVKHLPIDRFDIVVAHEDEGNKDIVKRVIGLPGDTIRYENDKLYVNDQETDEPYLADYLKRFKEDKLQSTYAGDSWDGKKGEYFRSLAEKAEAFTLDVNFNTSFTFTVPEGQYLLLGDDRLVSSDSRHVGTFKAKDIIGEAKFRFWPLKRIGTV; via the coding sequence ATGAAATATTTAAAATCGTTTATAAGAGAGTGGGGAGTTTTCTTCCTGATTATTGCCTTAATAGGTCTCAGCCGTCTCTTTCTCTGGAGCAATGTCCGAGTAGAAGGACACTCTATGGACCCTACTCTAGCTGATGGAGAAATTCTCTTTGTTGTCAAACACCTCCCTATTGATCGCTTTGATATTGTTGTCGCTCATGAGGATGAGGGGAATAAAGATATTGTGAAACGGGTCATCGGATTGCCAGGTGATACCATCCGTTACGAAAATGATAAGCTCTACGTCAACGATCAAGAAACTGATGAGCCTTATTTAGCAGATTACCTCAAACGCTTTAAAGAGGATAAACTCCAATCTACCTATGCTGGAGATAGCTGGGATGGAAAAAAAGGTGAGTACTTCAGAAGCCTTGCTGAAAAAGCTGAGGCCTTTACCTTAGATGTTAATTTCAATACTAGTTTCACCTTCACTGTTCCAGAAGGACAATACCTCCTACTTGGTGATGACCGTCTAGTATCTAGCGATAGCCGACATGTTGGTACTTTTAAAGCAAAAGATATCATCGGAGAGGCTAAATTCCGCTTCTGGCCACTCAAACGTATTGGAACAGTTTAA
- a CDS encoding ATP-dependent RecD-like DNA helicase codes for MEVYFTGTIERIIFENISNFYRILLLDIDDTNAENFDDFEIIVTGTMADVIEGEEYTFWGQIVQHSKYGEQLQITRYERAKPTSKGLVKYFSSSHFKGIGLKTAQKIVELYGDNTIDEILEHPEKLETISGLSSKSREAFVSTLRLNYGTEMILAKLANYGIPNKLAIQIQDTYKEETIDIVENYPYQLVEDIKGLGFTIADQLAEELGIESQAPERFRAGLIHSLLNACMESGDTYIEARDLLEKTLDLLESSRPVELEPSQLSQELSNLIEEEKVQQIDTKIFDNSLFFAEEGIHNHLIRILEKKESEQHETKIIQEHIATVEEELGIQYDTIQKQAICDAIQNKVFILTGGPGTGKTTVINGIIAVYALLEGLDLKKKSILPILLAAPTGRAARRMNELTGLPSATIHRHLGMTGDDDTSHLEDYLDADFIIVDEFSMVDTWLANQLFSNISSNSKILIVGDSDQLPSVSPGQVLADLLQIPSIPQTRLERIYRQSEESTIVTLASQIRQGILPADFTKKKADRSYFEIASNHIPATIEKILDAAIRSGIPARDIQVLAPMYRGAAGIDAINQLMQELLNPLQKGQISFEASQFQYRTGDKVIHLVNDAEVNVFNGDLGYITDLIPAKYTESKQDEMMIDFDGNEVSYPRNEWYKIRLAYAMSIHKSQGSEFPVVILPITSASKRMLERNLIYTAITRAKSKLILLGELQAFDYATKHIGTARKTYLIERFSDLTESSEERNEPVLEITEPTAPHQSYILTEENWSNIPAMIGISHDDLDEFFGK; via the coding sequence ATGGAAGTTTATTTTACAGGTACGATTGAACGTATTATTTTTGAAAATATCAGCAACTTTTACCGTATTCTCCTTTTAGATATCGATGATACCAATGCCGAAAACTTTGATGATTTCGAGATCATTGTTACAGGGACCATGGCTGATGTCATTGAGGGAGAGGAATACACTTTTTGGGGGCAGATTGTCCAACACTCCAAATACGGGGAACAACTCCAAATCACTCGCTACGAACGAGCAAAGCCAACTAGTAAAGGATTGGTCAAGTATTTTTCAAGTAGCCACTTCAAAGGGATTGGTCTTAAAACTGCCCAAAAAATTGTGGAACTCTATGGAGACAATACCATCGATGAAATTCTGGAGCATCCTGAGAAGCTCGAAACCATCTCAGGACTATCTTCCAAAAGTCGTGAGGCCTTCGTTTCTACCCTCCGCCTCAACTACGGTACAGAAATGATCTTGGCCAAACTTGCTAACTACGGGATTCCAAATAAATTAGCTATTCAAATCCAGGATACTTATAAAGAGGAAACCATCGATATTGTTGAAAATTATCCTTATCAGTTAGTAGAGGATATCAAAGGCTTGGGCTTTACCATCGCTGACCAATTAGCAGAAGAACTTGGCATTGAAAGTCAGGCCCCCGAACGTTTCCGAGCAGGACTCATTCATAGCCTTTTAAACGCTTGTATGGAAAGTGGGGACACTTATATTGAAGCTAGAGACTTATTAGAAAAGACTCTAGATCTATTGGAATCCTCACGTCCTGTAGAACTGGAACCAAGTCAACTTTCTCAAGAACTGTCCAACCTCATCGAAGAAGAAAAAGTCCAACAGATTGACACTAAAATCTTTGATAACAGTCTCTTTTTTGCAGAAGAAGGGATTCATAATCACCTCATTCGTATCCTTGAAAAAAAAGAAAGCGAACAACACGAAACAAAAATCATTCAGGAGCATATCGCAACGGTTGAGGAAGAATTAGGCATTCAATACGATACCATTCAAAAACAGGCCATCTGCGATGCTATCCAAAACAAGGTCTTTATCCTGACAGGTGGACCTGGTACGGGTAAAACCACTGTTATCAATGGTATTATTGCTGTCTATGCTCTATTAGAGGGACTGGACCTTAAAAAGAAAAGTATTCTACCGATTCTCCTAGCTGCTCCCACTGGTCGTGCAGCGCGTCGTATGAATGAACTGACAGGCTTGCCTAGTGCAACCATTCACCGCCACTTGGGGATGACTGGAGACGACGACACTAGCCATTTGGAAGATTATCTAGATGCTGACTTTATCATCGTAGATGAGTTTTCCATGGTAGATACCTGGTTAGCCAATCAACTCTTCTCAAACATCTCCTCTAATAGTAAAATTCTCATCGTTGGAGATAGTGACCAGTTGCCATCGGTTAGCCCTGGTCAAGTTCTGGCTGACTTACTCCAGATTCCAAGTATCCCGCAGACGAGATTGGAACGAATATATCGTCAGAGCGAAGAATCAACCATTGTCACCCTTGCTAGTCAGATTCGTCAGGGAATTTTGCCTGCAGATTTCACCAAGAAAAAAGCAGACCGTTCCTACTTTGAAATCGCCAGTAATCATATCCCAGCTACCATTGAAAAAATCCTAGACGCAGCCATTAGAAGTGGTATCCCTGCTCGAGACATCCAAGTTCTTGCTCCTATGTATCGTGGTGCAGCAGGAATCGATGCCATCAATCAACTCATGCAAGAACTACTTAATCCTCTTCAAAAGGGACAAATTAGTTTTGAAGCAAGCCAATTTCAGTATCGTACGGGAGATAAGGTCATTCATCTGGTCAACGATGCAGAAGTCAATGTTTTTAACGGAGACCTAGGCTACATTACGGACCTCATCCCTGCTAAATACACCGAGTCCAAACAGGATGAAATGATGATTGATTTTGATGGAAACGAGGTTTCCTATCCTCGAAATGAATGGTACAAGATCCGTCTTGCCTATGCCATGAGTATCCATAAGTCACAAGGGAGCGAGTTTCCAGTTGTGATTCTTCCAATTACTAGTGCTAGCAAGCGCATGCTGGAGCGTAATCTCATCTACACTGCTATTACTCGGGCCAAAAGCAAACTCATCCTACTCGGTGAACTTCAAGCCTTTGACTATGCGACCAAACATATCGGAACAGCTCGTAAAACCTATCTGATTGAACGTTTCAGTGACTTAACTGAAAGTTCTGAGGAACGAAACGAGCCTGTTCTCGAAATCACAGAACCGACGGCCCCTCATCAATCTTACATCCTAACCGAAGAAAACTGGTCTAATATTCCAGCTATGATTGGGATTAGCCACGATGACCTTGATGAGTTTTTCGGAAAATAA
- the tig gene encoding trigger factor: MSVSFENKETNRGVLTFTISQDQIKPELDRVFNSVKKTLNVPGFRKGHLPRPIFDQKFGEEALYQDAMNALLPDAYEAAVKEAGLEVVAQPKIDVTSMEKGQDWVITAEVVTKPEVKLGEYKNLEVSVDVDKEVTDADVEERIERERNNLAELVIKEGAAENGDTVVIDFVGSIDGVEFDGGKGENFSLGLGSGQFIPGFEDQLVGHSAGETVDVIVTFPEDYQAEDLAGKEAKFVTTIHEVKAKEVPALDDELAKDIDEEVETLAELKEKYRKELAAAKEEAYKDAVEGAAIDKAVENAEIVELPEEMIHEEVHRSVNEFLGNLQRQGINPDMYFQITGTTQEDLHKQYEAEAESRTKTNLVIEAVAKAEGFDATEEEIQKEIEQLAADYNMEVAQVQSLLSADMLKHDITIKKAVELITSTATVK; this comes from the coding sequence ATGTCTGTATCATTTGAAAACAAAGAAACAAACCGTGGTGTCTTGACTTTTACTATCTCTCAAGACCAAATCAAACCAGAATTGGACCGTGTATTTAACTCAGTAAAGAAAACTCTTAACGTTCCAGGTTTCCGTAAAGGTCACCTTCCACGTCCTATCTTCGACCAAAAATTTGGTGAAGAAGCACTTTACCAAGATGCAATGAACGCTCTTTTGCCAGATGCTTATGAAGCAGCTGTTAAAGAAGCTGGTCTTGAAGTAGTTGCTCAACCAAAAATTGACGTAACTTCTATGGAAAAAGGTCAAGATTGGGTTATCACTGCTGAAGTTGTTACAAAACCTGAAGTAAAATTGGGTGAATACAAAAACCTTGAAGTATCAGTTGATGTAGATAAAGAAGTAACTGACGCTGATGTTGAAGAGCGTATCGAACGTGAACGCAACAACTTGGCTGAATTGGTGATCAAAGAAGGTGCTGCTGAAAACGGCGACACTGTTGTTATCGACTTTGTTGGTTCTATCGACGGTGTTGAATTTGACGGCGGAAAAGGTGAAAACTTCTCACTTGGACTTGGTTCAGGTCAATTCATCCCTGGTTTCGAAGACCAATTAGTTGGACATTCAGCTGGTGAAACTGTTGACGTTATCGTAACATTCCCAGAAGACTACCAAGCAGAAGACCTTGCTGGTAAAGAAGCTAAATTCGTAACAACTATCCACGAAGTTAAAGCTAAAGAAGTTCCAGCTCTTGACGATGAACTTGCAAAAGATATCGATGAAGAAGTTGAAACACTTGCTGAATTGAAAGAAAAATACCGCAAGGAATTGGCTGCTGCTAAAGAAGAAGCATACAAAGATGCCGTTGAAGGTGCAGCAATTGATAAAGCTGTAGAAAACGCTGAAATCGTAGAACTTCCAGAAGAAATGATCCACGAAGAAGTTCACCGTTCAGTAAACGAATTCCTAGGAAACTTGCAACGTCAAGGTATCAACCCAGACATGTATTTCCAAATCACTGGAACTACTCAAGAAGACCTTCACAAACAATACGAAGCAGAAGCTGAGTCACGCACGAAGACAAACCTTGTTATCGAAGCAGTTGCGAAAGCTGAAGGATTTGACGCTACTGAAGAAGAAATCCAAAAAGAAATCGAGCAATTGGCTGCAGATTACAACATGGAAGTTGCCCAAGTACAAAGCTTGCTTTCAGCAGACATGTTGAAACACGATATCACAATCAAGAAAGCTGTTGAATTGATCACAAGCACTGCAACAGTAAAATAA
- a CDS encoding response regulator transcription factor produces MKLLLVDDHQMVRLGLKSYFELQDGVEVVGEATNGAEGIAMALDLRPDVIVMDIVMPEVNGIDATLAILKEWPEAKILIVTSYLDNEKIMPVLNAGAKGYMLKTSSADELFHAVQKVAAGEIAIEQEVSKKVEYHRNHMELHEELTARERDVLQLIAKGYENQRIADELFISLKTVKTHVSNILAKLEVSDRTQAAVYAFQHHLVASDEF; encoded by the coding sequence ATGAAACTATTATTAGTAGATGACCACCAAATGGTGCGTCTTGGTTTAAAAAGTTATTTTGAATTACAAGATGGTGTAGAAGTTGTTGGAGAGGCAACTAATGGAGCCGAAGGAATTGCAATGGCTTTAGATCTTCGCCCCGATGTGATTGTGATGGATATTGTGATGCCAGAAGTCAACGGGATTGACGCAACCCTAGCTATTCTCAAAGAATGGCCAGAGGCTAAAATCTTGATAGTGACCTCTTACCTAGACAATGAAAAAATCATGCCAGTCTTAAATGCTGGGGCTAAAGGCTATATGCTCAAGACATCAAGTGCCGATGAATTGTTTCATGCTGTTCAAAAGGTGGCAGCTGGAGAAATAGCTATTGAACAAGAGGTGAGCAAGAAGGTCGAATACCACCGCAATCATATGGAACTTCACGAAGAATTAACTGCGCGAGAACGCGATGTCCTTCAACTGATTGCCAAGGGTTATGAAAATCAGCGCATTGCAGATGAGCTCTTTATCTCCCTAAAGACAGTCAAGACCCATGTCTCCAATATCCTAGCCAAACTTGAGGTCAGTGATCGTACCCAGGCAGCAGTTTATGCTTTTCAACATCATTTGGTGGCTTCTGATGAATTTTAA